One Campylobacter lari DNA segment encodes these proteins:
- a CDS encoding c-type cytochrome translates to MKIILFLFFIVYSAWAEDFISPKEYQESLYKNPRGISCAKCHGDGGQQILGYYTKNGEKTPFIVPSIKNTPYKRFREILSQPQEAKSIMPTYSLTEDEIKSLYDYITNNKRSKNEK, encoded by the coding sequence ATGAAAATTATTTTATTTTTATTTTTTATAGTTTATAGTGCTTGGGCTGAAGATTTTATTTCACCTAAAGAGTACCAAGAATCCCTTTACAAAAATCCAAGAGGCATAAGTTGCGCTAAATGTCATGGTGATGGAGGACAACAAATACTAGGATATTACACTAAAAATGGAGAAAAAACTCCTTTTATAGTGCCAAGTATTAAAAATACACCCTATAAGCGTTTTAGAGAAATTCTAAGCCAACCTCAGGAGGCAAAAAGCATTATGCCAACTTACTCATTAACAGAAGATGAGATCAAATCGCTTTATGATTACATTACTAACAATAAAAGGAGTAAAAATGAAAAATAA
- a CDS encoding pyridoxal phosphate-dependent aminotransferase, protein MLSQRSQNLGESLTLVMTDIAKTLKANGEKVISFSAGEPDFDTPEIIKKAAIEAIEKGCGAYTPVVGIKEVIEAIQYKFKNDNNLEYKASEIITNVGAKHSLFMAIECLVEEGDEVIIPSPYWVSYPEMVKFAGGTPVFIEGEAKNGFKITPEQLKQAITPKTKVLMFNSPSNPTGAIYSKEEITALAKVLEGTKIVVLSDEIYEKLVYDGEFCAFAQVSEDALNRTVSINGLSKCGAMPGWRFGYMASKMSEFNNAVKKLQGQSTSNICSIIQHAALPALLGKADSDIEMMRQAFLKRRELACEILAKSDKLKLEQIPQGAFYLFISCKEVDNDSMRFCKRLLEEQKVALVPGIGFGMEGYFRLSYATNEKDIIEGCEKIVEFVKNY, encoded by the coding sequence ATGCTAAGTCAAAGATCTCAAAATTTAGGAGAATCCTTAACTTTAGTAATGACTGATATAGCCAAAACTTTAAAAGCAAATGGTGAAAAAGTTATTAGTTTTTCAGCAGGTGAGCCTGATTTTGATACTCCAGAAATCATTAAAAAAGCAGCAATTGAAGCTATTGAAAAAGGTTGCGGGGCTTATACGCCAGTTGTGGGTATAAAAGAAGTTATAGAAGCTATACAATATAAATTTAAAAATGATAATAATTTAGAATATAAAGCAAGCGAAATCATTACCAATGTTGGTGCTAAACATTCTTTATTTATGGCGATTGAGTGTTTGGTTGAAGAAGGTGATGAGGTTATCATACCAAGTCCTTATTGGGTAAGTTATCCTGAAATGGTGAAATTTGCAGGTGGAACTCCTGTATTTATAGAAGGTGAAGCAAAAAATGGCTTTAAAATTACTCCTGAGCAATTAAAACAAGCTATTACTCCAAAAACAAAGGTTTTGATGTTTAATTCCCCATCAAATCCTACGGGTGCTATATATTCTAAAGAAGAAATTACTGCTTTGGCTAAGGTTTTAGAAGGAACTAAAATCGTAGTTTTAAGTGATGAGATTTATGAAAAATTAGTTTATGATGGAGAATTTTGTGCTTTTGCGCAAGTGAGCGAAGATGCTTTAAATAGAACTGTAAGTATTAATGGTCTTAGTAAATGTGGTGCTATGCCAGGATGGCGTTTTGGTTATATGGCAAGCAAAATGAGTGAGTTTAATAATGCTGTTAAAAAATTACAAGGACAAAGCACTTCAAATATTTGTTCAATCATTCAACACGCAGCTTTACCGGCCTTGCTTGGAAAAGCAGATAGTGATATTGAAATGATGAGACAAGCTTTTTTAAAGCGTAGAGAGTTAGCGTGTGAAATTTTAGCTAAAAGCGATAAGTTAAAATTAGAACAAATTCCACAAGGAGCTTTTTATTTATTTATCTCTTGTAAAGAAGTTGATAATGATTCTATGAGATTTTGTAAAAGATTATTAGAAGAGCAAAAAGTAGCTTTAGTGCCAGGCATAGGTTTTGGTATGGAAGGGTATTTTAGACTTTCTTATGCAACTAATGAAAAAGATATCATTGAGGGTTGTGAAAAGATCGTTGAATTTGTAAAAAACTACTAA
- a CDS encoding AtpZ/AtpI family protein, which produces MNKRQKIIRKGIEAADGLSLGISMVVAVLIGVGIGYFLKNLTGIVWLFWVGVFIGVAAAILNVYKAYKAQVKSYEEFKEENRYKDLKNDPKA; this is translated from the coding sequence ATGAATAAAAGACAAAAAATCATTCGTAAAGGTATAGAAGCTGCAGATGGATTAAGCCTTGGCATATCCATGGTTGTGGCTGTTTTAATCGGGGTTGGCATAGGCTATTTTTTAAAAAATTTAACTGGTATAGTTTGGCTTTTTTGGGTAGGAGTTTTTATAGGAGTAGCTGCGGCGATTTTAAATGTTTATAAAGCTTACAAGGCACAAGTAAAAAGCTACGAGGAATTTAAAGAAGAAAATCGCTATAAAGATTTAAAAAATGATCCTAAAGCCTAA
- the tgt gene encoding tRNA guanosine(34) transglycosylase Tgt: MEFEVQYKSANARACRIKTTHSEILTPIFMPVGTLAAIKSLDAVDMSEILNAKIILANTYHLYLRPGSKVIKQMGGLHGFSKFKGSFLTDSGGFQAFSLSKNSKPDEKGIQFKSHIDGSLHYFTPQSVLDAQYDFNSDIMMILDDLVALPASKERIELSLKRTIKWAKEAIDYHKLKQSQGVGIGQNIFGIIQGGTDFEARKICSQALCEMDFDGLAIGGLSVGEENEAMYDTVEAMMPYVDDKRPRYLMGVGTPEDLVENVARGVDMFDCVMPTRNARNGTLFTSFGKFNIKKAEFITDHASIDNKCSCYTCKNFSRAYLNHLFKAKELTFFRLASIHNLHYYLDLVKQMREAIIKDEFENFRKEFYRQRIC; the protein is encoded by the coding sequence ATGGAATTTGAAGTTCAATATAAAAGTGCAAATGCTAGAGCTTGTCGTATAAAAACTACACATAGTGAAATTTTAACTCCCATTTTTATGCCAGTTGGAACTTTGGCTGCGATTAAAAGCTTAGATGCTGTTGATATGAGTGAAATTTTAAATGCAAAAATCATTTTAGCAAATACTTATCATTTGTATTTAAGACCAGGATCTAAGGTGATTAAACAAATGGGTGGCTTGCATGGTTTTAGTAAATTTAAAGGCTCTTTTTTAACAGATAGCGGTGGTTTTCAAGCTTTTTCTTTAAGTAAAAATTCCAAACCTGATGAAAAAGGAATTCAATTTAAAAGTCATATTGATGGAAGTTTGCATTATTTTACCCCGCAAAGTGTTTTAGATGCACAGTATGATTTTAATTCAGATATTATGATGATTTTAGATGATTTAGTGGCTTTACCTGCAAGTAAAGAGAGGATAGAACTTTCTTTAAAACGCACTATAAAATGGGCAAAAGAGGCTATTGATTATCATAAATTAAAGCAAAGTCAGGGTGTGGGAATAGGACAAAATATCTTTGGTATTATCCAAGGTGGAACGGATTTTGAAGCTAGAAAAATTTGTTCTCAAGCACTTTGTGAGATGGACTTTGATGGTCTTGCTATAGGCGGATTAAGCGTAGGAGAAGAAAATGAGGCTATGTATGATACGGTTGAAGCTATGATGCCTTATGTAGATGACAAGCGTCCTAGGTATTTAATGGGAGTTGGCACACCTGAAGATTTGGTAGAAAATGTAGCAAGAGGTGTGGATATGTTTGATTGTGTGATGCCAACAAGAAATGCAAGAAATGGAACTTTATTTACTAGCTTTGGAAAATTTAATATCAAAAAAGCTGAATTTATTACCGATCATGCTTCTATAGATAACAAATGTTCTTGTTATACATGCAAAAACTTTTCAAGGGCTTATTTAAATCATTTATTTAAAGCTAAAGAATTAACCTTTTTTAGACTCGCAAGCATTCATAATTTACATTATTATTTAGATTTAGTAAAGCAAATGCGAGAAGCTATTATCAAAGATGAATTTGAAAATTTTAGAAAAGAATTTTATAGGCAAAGAATATGTTAA
- a CDS encoding CorA family divalent cation transporter, which produces MLNDTLKQIINNINISNAYYEFDEFDVFMLDIAKNSRNIFIFKDNQIFEYKDENLILFSNAEFIAILKEILQNEKEKNNTINLSIEKREELILENKKVKNFLTKYFILKVKLGKSSKIVSSVLEACKICHSKQHFIKKNLKTIILNLAILERSIKDNIARLEGIYTYINTARSEKINKNIYFLSIISAIFLPLNLIVGFFGMNTKNLFLSENEYGTYYVLATILVIFFILFLWYQFKDKKELDLDEFSVKKKKK; this is translated from the coding sequence ATGTTAAATGATACTTTAAAACAAATTATTAATAATATTAATATATCAAATGCTTATTATGAGTTTGATGAATTTGATGTTTTTATGTTAGATATTGCTAAAAATTCTAGAAATATTTTTATTTTTAAAGACAATCAAATTTTTGAATACAAAGATGAAAATTTGATTTTATTTTCTAATGCAGAATTTATAGCAATATTAAAAGAGATTTTGCAAAATGAAAAAGAAAAAAACAACACTATTAATCTCTCTATAGAAAAAAGAGAAGAATTGATTTTGGAAAATAAAAAAGTCAAGAATTTTTTAACCAAATACTTTATATTAAAAGTTAAGCTTGGTAAAAGTTCTAAGATTGTTTCATCTGTGCTTGAGGCTTGTAAAATATGTCACAGCAAACAACACTTCATAAAGAAAAATTTAAAAACAATCATTTTGAATTTAGCAATTTTAGAAAGAAGCATAAAAGATAATATTGCAAGATTAGAAGGAATATATACTTATATTAATACCGCAAGAAGTGAAAAAATCAATAAAAATATTTATTTTTTGAGTATTATTTCTGCGATTTTTTTACCTTTAAATTTAATAGTTGGATTTTTTGGTATGAATACTAAAAATTTATTTTTATCTGAAAATGAATATGGAACTTATTATGTTTTGGCTACAATTTTAGTTATATTTTTTATTTTATTTCTATGGTATCAATTTAAAGATAAAAAAGAATTGGATTTAGATGAATTTTCTGTAAAAAAGAAAAAGAAATAA
- the lepB gene encoding signal peptidase I: MNFLKKIYKFTQSWTGTLIVVLLIIFFFIQAFTIPSGSMKNTLLVGDFLFVKKFSYGIPTPHIPWIEVPVLPDFNKNGHLVSAEGPKRGDIVVFRYPHEPKIHYVKRCVAKGGDEVVFANKTLYVRMVEGDEYMKDYYPNKTKIIGGRLFVKEPFVEKGIHYDSRVDIESVFFRYLNLGQFAMKPASFDELGVNNIYGFNAYYYKVPENEYFMMGDNRDHSSDSRFWGSVDYKYIVGQPWFIYFSWDENKKVRWERVGRLVETIEKDERFIHHNESDIEALE; the protein is encoded by the coding sequence ATGAATTTTTTGAAAAAAATCTATAAATTCACGCAATCTTGGACAGGGACTTTAATAGTTGTTTTATTGATTATATTTTTCTTTATACAAGCTTTTACTATACCAAGTGGTTCTATGAAAAATACTTTATTAGTAGGGGATTTTTTATTTGTAAAAAAATTCTCTTATGGCATTCCAACCCCGCATATTCCTTGGATAGAAGTGCCCGTTTTGCCTGATTTTAATAAAAATGGACATTTAGTAAGCGCTGAAGGTCCTAAAAGAGGAGATATTGTAGTATTTAGATATCCACATGAGCCAAAAATTCATTATGTAAAAAGATGTGTGGCTAAGGGTGGAGATGAGGTTGTTTTTGCAAATAAAACCTTATATGTGCGTATGGTTGAGGGTGATGAATATATGAAAGATTATTATCCTAATAAAACAAAAATCATAGGCGGAAGGCTTTTTGTAAAAGAACCTTTTGTGGAAAAAGGAATACATTATGATTCTAGAGTGGATATAGAAAGTGTGTTTTTTCGCTATTTGAATTTAGGTCAATTTGCTATGAAGCCCGCTTCTTTTGATGAATTAGGTGTTAATAATATTTATGGTTTTAATGCATATTATTATAAGGTGCCTGAAAATGAGTATTTTATGATGGGCGATAATCGTGATCACTCTAGTGATAGTAGATTTTGGGGAAGTGTAGATTATAAATATATAGTTGGTCAACCTTGGTTTATTTATTTTTCATGGGATGAAAATAAAAAAGTTAGATGGGAAAGAGTAGGGCGTTTGGTTGAAACTATAGAAAAAGATGAGCGGTTTATCCATCATAATGAAAGTGATATAGAAGCTTTAGAATAA
- a CDS encoding flagellar hook-length control protein FliK — MITNISNNQNQFAKNETNKENKSEKSDKKTSLNDALKNPLFSKNDPEIKLPKDYVSKIDQKLQELLNKLLDQIKTNKDPDLAVLKNHKDLNFAPNFANEVKKLQAELSKKPEFEKLLKVLEDLVKPAKDINNKNLSSLVKNSGVFLEAKLNHSLKEQNLPQSFFNLLNTIKGATSENLKRDISNLDLKNLDATSTLKELIHILQNHKKDNKISLENTNYKTLFKLFDKIENFKNYINKNPNSISQEKLQNIANNFIKNLSKNLALINKELAKPENIKIQNTHILKELSQNIKDLITLLKDIKNHKNKTETTQENLNKTPHAKDIKEELKEEIKTPQKNTEDKKEIQQKQESIVKDKEIQNTKEEKIPQSKDIKENPKEEPKTQQKNAEEPSKNDSKSQNLQTNNTKLEDIFKSASGKILLEDIFKQNVSKNLNFSQNLQEELLNNLNKELGLIGRKLNEVLKALDPKNYEAKNSLDDIKNIEKKLELSIKDLGKITPKDTAEISSELQKDIKSTLLQVSNLAKNLDNESILNQANRLIAQLEFNQLLSLANNSIHTFLPFFWDDLEKSNVVFKRGKKDKFYAQINLEFEKLGKINVFLSLSNDKYIDINMMIENANFRKKLYERAHELKKALVKVGLLSSNFFISDIVKSKFHNQEEYNDFNMGFDTRA; from the coding sequence ATGATAACTAATATTTCTAACAATCAAAATCAATTTGCAAAAAACGAAACAAACAAAGAGAACAAAAGCGAGAAATCAGACAAAAAAACCTCACTTAATGATGCTTTAAAAAATCCTTTATTTTCTAAAAATGATCCCGAAATCAAATTACCTAAAGATTATGTAAGCAAAATCGATCAAAAATTACAAGAATTATTAAATAAACTTTTAGATCAAATCAAAACCAACAAAGATCCTGATTTAGCAGTATTAAAAAATCACAAAGATTTAAATTTTGCACCTAATTTTGCCAATGAAGTTAAAAAACTTCAAGCAGAGCTTTCTAAAAAACCTGAATTTGAAAAGCTGCTTAAAGTTTTAGAAGATCTAGTTAAACCCGCTAAAGATATCAACAATAAAAATCTTTCATCTTTGGTAAAAAATTCAGGTGTATTTTTAGAAGCAAAACTCAATCATTCTTTAAAAGAGCAAAATTTACCACAAAGCTTTTTTAATCTTTTAAATACCATAAAAGGAGCTACTAGTGAAAATCTAAAACGCGATATAAGTAATTTAGATCTTAAAAATCTTGACGCCACAAGTACACTAAAAGAACTTATTCACATCTTACAAAATCATAAAAAAGATAATAAAATTTCTTTAGAAAATACAAACTACAAGACACTTTTTAAACTATTTGATAAAATAGAAAATTTTAAAAACTATATCAATAAAAATCCAAATTCCATTAGCCAAGAAAAGCTACAAAATATTGCTAATAATTTCATTAAAAATCTCAGTAAAAATTTAGCACTTATCAACAAAGAACTAGCCAAACCTGAAAATATAAAAATTCAAAATACGCATATACTAAAAGAACTTAGTCAAAACATTAAAGATCTTATAACGCTTTTAAAAGACATAAAAAATCACAAAAACAAAACTGAAACAACACAAGAAAATTTAAATAAAACTCCACACGCTAAAGACATCAAAGAAGAGTTAAAAGAAGAAATAAAAACTCCACAAAAAAACACAGAAGATAAAAAAGAAATTCAACAAAAACAAGAAAGCATAGTAAAAGATAAAGAAATTCAAAACACAAAAGAAGAAAAAATACCACAAAGTAAAGATATCAAAGAAAATCCTAAAGAAGAACCAAAAACACAGCAAAAAAATGCTGAAGAACCAAGCAAAAATGATAGTAAAAGTCAAAATTTACAAACAAATAATACTAAATTAGAAGATATATTTAAAAGCGCTTCAGGTAAAATTTTACTAGAAGATATTTTCAAACAAAATGTAAGTAAAAATCTTAATTTTAGTCAAAATTTGCAAGAAGAGCTTTTAAATAATCTTAACAAAGAACTAGGCCTAATAGGAAGAAAACTCAATGAGGTTTTAAAAGCTTTAGATCCTAAAAATTATGAAGCAAAAAATTCTTTAGATGATATAAAAAACATAGAAAAAAAATTAGAACTTTCTATAAAAGATCTTGGAAAAATTACTCCAAAAGATACTGCAGAAATTTCTTCAGAATTGCAAAAAGATATCAAATCCACTCTTTTACAAGTTTCTAATCTGGCTAAAAATTTAGACAATGAAAGCATACTAAATCAAGCAAATCGTCTTATAGCTCAGCTTGAATTTAACCAGCTTTTATCTTTAGCTAATAATAGCATTCATACTTTTTTACCTTTCTTTTGGGATGATTTAGAAAAATCTAATGTAGTTTTTAAGCGCGGCAAAAAAGATAAATTTTATGCACAAATTAATCTTGAATTTGAAAAATTAGGAAAAATCAATGTATTTTTATCACTAAGTAATGATAAATACATTGATATAAATATGATGATAGAAAATGCTAATTTTAGAAAAAAACTTTACGAAAGAGCACATGAGCTAAAAAAAGCCTTAGTTAAAGTAGGACTTCTAAGCTCTAATTTTTTCATCAGTGATATAGTTAAAAGCAAATTTCACAATCAAGAAGAATACAATGACTTTAATATGGGTTTTGATACAAGGGCTTAA
- the folD gene encoding bifunctional methylenetetrahydrofolate dehydrogenase/methenyltetrahydrofolate cyclohydrolase FolD, whose protein sequence is MTLLDGKKLSDEIKNNLKQEVLELKTQSIEPCLAVILVGEDPASATYVGSKAKACEQCGIKSLVYKLDVNTTQNELLALINTLNHDDSVDGILVQLPLPVHINKDIILESINFNKDVDGFHPFNVGNLNLNLKGGFLPCTPLGVMKILEHYDIKLEGADVVVIGASNIVGRPMATLLLNANASVSICHIYTKDLKAYTKNADIIIVAAGCPNLLKEDMVKEGVIVVDVGINRVDGKIVGDVDFENVSKKASYITPVPGGVGPMTIAMLLENTIKSAKNRIKK, encoded by the coding sequence ATGACACTTTTAGATGGTAAAAAGCTAAGTGATGAGATAAAAAATAATCTAAAACAAGAAGTATTAGAACTTAAAACCCAAAGTATAGAGCCTTGTTTGGCCGTGATTTTAGTAGGTGAAGATCCTGCTAGTGCTACTTATGTGGGTTCTAAAGCAAAGGCTTGTGAGCAATGTGGGATTAAGTCTTTGGTTTATAAACTTGATGTAAACACAACTCAAAATGAGCTTTTGGCTTTGATTAATACCTTAAATCATGATGATAGTGTTGATGGGATTTTGGTTCAGCTTCCATTGCCAGTACATATTAATAAAGATATAATCTTAGAAAGTATTAATTTTAATAAAGATGTAGATGGTTTTCATCCTTTTAATGTTGGGAATTTAAATTTAAATTTAAAAGGTGGTTTTTTGCCATGTACACCTCTGGGCGTTATGAAAATTTTAGAACATTATGATATAAAATTAGAGGGCGCTGATGTAGTTGTAATAGGGGCTTCTAATATAGTAGGTCGTCCCATGGCGACGCTTTTATTAAATGCAAATGCTAGTGTGAGTATTTGTCATATTTATACAAAAGATTTAAAAGCTTATACAAAAAATGCTGATATTATCATTGTAGCAGCAGGTTGTCCAAATCTTTTAAAAGAAGATATGGTTAAAGAGGGTGTGATAGTAGTTGATGTGGGGATTAATAGGGTTGATGGAAAAATAGTAGGTGATGTTGATTTTGAAAATGTAAGCAAAAAAGCTAGTTATATTACTCCTGTGCCAGGCGGGGTGGGGCCTATGACCATAGCAATGCTTTTAGAAAATACTATAAAATCAGCTAAAAATAGGATTAAAAAATGA
- a CDS encoding MFS transporter, which produces MSSKRTIRSLTALFFGMIFVFIGSALTVNSIAIILKHNDVSNFYIGIIGSCYFLGAMVSTISAHRIVSKVGHIRSFGIFAIIFGIATMLHSLNSNLYFWMVLRFLLGFCYYALLMVIESWLNEKAKNAIRSRVIAFYEVVFYSSSGFGILLMSFDFPSNTVFILSASFIMFASIPLFLIRIKEPVLPQKTKISIPKVFDIVPLALVTSFIAGMLLNGFFSMASLFILIQGFGAKEASIFIFCTMLGGFISQLFIGTLSDKISRKFAIILCAFTALSAMLCILLLSYNIYLKYFFGFLLGMGMCCLYALSLARANDMLDDSSKRVELGRAVLFTYSFGALFAPAVLGTLMYYFESNGFMYFYIVLLTVLIAFAIDKPKFKNLTKFKRKPGNMVMLDDN; this is translated from the coding sequence TTGAGCTCAAAAAGAACGATTAGATCATTAACTGCATTGTTTTTTGGTATGATTTTTGTTTTTATAGGAAGTGCTTTAACGGTAAATTCTATAGCAATTATTTTAAAACATAACGATGTTAGTAATTTTTATATAGGGATAATAGGAAGTTGTTATTTTCTTGGTGCTATGGTAAGCACTATTAGTGCTCATAGGATAGTCTCTAAAGTAGGACATATAAGATCTTTTGGAATTTTTGCCATCATTTTTGGTATAGCTACTATGCTTCATAGTTTAAATTCTAATCTTTATTTTTGGATGGTTTTGAGATTTTTGCTTGGTTTTTGCTACTATGCACTTTTAATGGTTATAGAATCATGGCTTAATGAAAAAGCAAAAAATGCTATTCGCTCAAGAGTAATAGCCTTTTATGAAGTAGTATTTTATTCATCATCAGGCTTTGGAATTTTACTTATGTCCTTTGATTTTCCAAGCAATACAGTATTTATTTTAAGCGCTAGTTTTATTATGTTTGCTTCTATTCCTTTATTTTTAATCCGTATTAAAGAGCCGGTTTTACCACAAAAAACCAAAATTTCCATCCCTAAAGTTTTTGATATAGTGCCTTTAGCTTTAGTGACAAGCTTTATAGCAGGTATGCTTTTAAATGGATTTTTCTCCATGGCTTCTTTATTTATACTTATACAAGGATTTGGCGCAAAAGAGGCGTCGATTTTTATATTTTGTACCATGTTAGGAGGATTTATATCTCAACTTTTCATCGGAACTCTTTCTGATAAAATTAGTCGTAAATTTGCTATTATTTTATGTGCTTTTACCGCTTTAAGTGCTATGCTTTGTATTTTGTTATTAAGCTATAATATTTATTTAAAATACTTTTTTGGCTTTTTACTAGGTATGGGAATGTGTTGTTTATACGCTCTTTCTTTAGCTAGGGCAAATGACATGCTTGATGATTCTAGCAAAAGAGTTGAGCTTGGCAGAGCGGTTCTTTTTACTTATTCTTTTGGTGCTTTATTTGCACCCGCTGTGCTTGGGACTTTGATGTATTATTTTGAAAGCAATGGTTTTATGTATTTTTACATTGTTTTATTAACTGTTTTAATTGCCTTTGCTATAGATAAACCAAAATTTAAAAATCTAACCAAATTTAAAAGAAAACCAGGTAATATGGTAATGCTAGATGATAACTAA
- the hemL gene encoding glutamate-1-semialdehyde 2,1-aminomutase produces MKNNKKAFEEACEYIAGGVDSPVRAFASVGSNPLFIKQGKGAYISDIEDNTYIDYVQSWGPLLFGHCDEDIEKACKKALEHGSSFGAPTLAETKLAKFILKDWPHLDKIRFVSSGTEATMSAIRLARGFSKKDKIIKFEGCYHGHSDSLLVSAGSGAATFNTPSSLGVLTDVAKNTLVAIYNDIESVKNLINNDDNIACIIIEPIAGNMGLVPAKIEFLQELRKLCDEHQILLIFDEVMSGFRASYLGSFGINNIKADIVTFGKVIGGGMPAAAFAARAEIMDLLSPLGGVYQAGTLSGNPLAMAAGYASLKKARNYEGLYEKLEKLGKRLTQGFKEAANDCKIPLQVNCVGSMFGFFFCENPVNNYQDALKSDTKLFAKFHAQMLSKGVYLAPSQFETGFICECMDKKIIDKTIQAAQESFKAL; encoded by the coding sequence ATGAAAAATAACAAAAAAGCCTTTGAAGAAGCTTGTGAATATATAGCAGGTGGAGTTGATTCTCCTGTGCGTGCCTTTGCTAGCGTAGGTAGCAATCCTTTATTCATCAAACAAGGAAAAGGTGCTTATATTAGTGATATAGAAGATAATACTTATATAGATTATGTACAAAGTTGGGGACCTTTGCTTTTTGGGCATTGTGATGAAGATATTGAAAAAGCTTGTAAAAAAGCTTTAGAACATGGCTCAAGCTTTGGTGCACCAACCCTAGCTGAAACTAAATTGGCTAAATTTATCTTAAAAGATTGGCCACATTTAGACAAAATCCGTTTTGTAAGCAGTGGCACAGAAGCTACTATGAGCGCTATTCGTCTTGCAAGAGGATTTAGCAAAAAAGATAAAATCATCAAATTTGAAGGATGTTATCATGGACATTCTGATTCTTTATTAGTAAGCGCTGGAAGTGGTGCAGCTACTTTTAACACTCCAAGCTCACTAGGAGTATTAACCGATGTAGCTAAAAATACTCTAGTGGCTATTTATAATGACATTGAAAGTGTTAAAAACTTAATCAATAATGATGATAATATAGCTTGTATCATTATAGAGCCAATTGCAGGGAACATGGGCTTAGTGCCTGCTAAAATAGAATTTTTACAAGAGCTAAGAAAACTATGTGATGAGCATCAAATTCTTTTGATTTTTGATGAAGTTATGAGTGGCTTTAGAGCTTCATACCTAGGCTCTTTTGGAATTAATAATATAAAAGCTGATATAGTAACTTTTGGTAAGGTTATAGGTGGAGGTATGCCTGCGGCTGCTTTTGCTGCAAGGGCTGAGATTATGGATTTATTAAGTCCTTTAGGCGGGGTATATCAAGCAGGAACACTAAGTGGCAATCCTCTTGCTATGGCTGCAGGTTATGCAAGCTTAAAAAAAGCAAGAAATTATGAAGGTTTATATGAAAAATTAGAAAAACTAGGCAAAAGACTTACCCAAGGCTTTAAAGAAGCTGCAAATGATTGTAAAATTCCTTTGCAAGTTAATTGCGTTGGTTCTATGTTTGGATTTTTCTTTTGTGAAAACCCTGTTAATAATTATCAAGATGCTTTAAAATCAGATACTAAATTATTTGCTAAATTTCATGCACAAATGCTAAGCAAAGGCGTGTATTTAGCACCATCTCAATTTGAAACAGGTTTTATATGTGAATGTATGGATAAAAAAATCATTGATAAAACCATACAAGCAGCACAAGAAAGTTTTAAAGCCCTATGA